TCCTGTACCATTCGGTACAGGTTTGTCTCGCTTCAACCCTTCAATTCCTAGTTTTAATATAGCGAATCGCGGTAGAAATATTACTAGCTTATAAAATATTTGTGGTACCGCCTAGGGGAATTGAACCCCTGTTTTCAGGATGAAAACCTAATGTCCTAACCACTAGACGAAGGCGGCATAAGCATACTTAACGTATCCTATCGGAAAATATATTTTTCGTCAATGGTCAGGGAAAGTGTTATAATACTTCCATGATTTACAATATTTTAGTATTTATTCAATTTGCTTTATTGCTGGTGGCAATCGGAATGGTTTTTTATATGGGCTATGTAATGCAGAGTTTTAAAAATCCTGTTCCCTACGTTCCGACAAACCGGAAGACAATTAGAAAAATGATTGAAGCAGCCGGGATAAAAAATGGAGATCGGATTATCGATATAGGGAGCGGTACCGGAAGGATAGTGTTCGCCGTTGCCAAAAAGCATGACGGGGAAGTAATCGGGATTGAAAAATCGCCGATTTTGTATTTAATCTCCCGATTAAAATTGCTATTTCAAAATAAAAAGAAAATAAAATTTGTTAAGGGTGATTT
The Patescibacteria group bacterium DNA segment above includes these coding regions:
- a CDS encoding methyltransferase domain-containing protein translates to MIYNILVFIQFALLLVAIGMVFYMGYVMQSFKNPVPYVPTNRKTIRKMIEAAGIKNGDRIIDIGSGTGRIVFAVAKKHDGEVIGIEKSPILYLISRLKLLFQNKKKIKFVKGDFTQYPLNGINIVMCFLTPEGLSIIEKKLTDELSAGAKIVSHLFPLKNATGFKETKVLLNKKKKPSYLFIYNKL